The following coding sequences lie in one Tichowtungia aerotolerans genomic window:
- the pyrH gene encoding UMP kinase, translating to MKYRRILLKLSGEALQNREKGLSIDPEILASISRQFKELIKEGAEIAVVVGGGNIFRGLAGEKGGTDRTTGDSMGMLATCINALALQSALENAGVETRVQTAISMPAVAEPFIRRKAMRHLEKGRVVIFGAGTGNPYFTTDSAAALRASEINADVLMKATKVDGIYTADPVVDPNAVRYDKVSYAEALNKQLKIMDAAAFSLCMENDIPIVVFNFFKDGEILRVFRGEDAGTQVSH from the coding sequence ATGAAATACAGACGCATTTTGCTCAAACTCAGCGGAGAGGCCCTGCAAAACAGAGAAAAAGGCCTTAGCATTGACCCCGAAATCCTTGCCAGCATCAGCCGGCAATTTAAAGAATTAATCAAAGAAGGTGCCGAAATCGCCGTGGTCGTCGGAGGCGGCAACATCTTCCGCGGTCTGGCTGGAGAAAAAGGCGGAACCGACCGCACCACCGGCGACTCCATGGGAATGCTCGCCACCTGTATCAACGCACTCGCCTTGCAGTCGGCCCTGGAAAATGCAGGCGTTGAAACCCGCGTACAGACTGCTATCAGCATGCCGGCTGTCGCAGAACCGTTCATCCGCCGCAAAGCCATGCGCCATCTGGAAAAAGGCCGCGTGGTCATTTTCGGTGCCGGCACCGGAAACCCCTACTTCACCACCGACAGCGCCGCAGCCCTGCGCGCATCGGAAATCAACGCCGACGTGCTGATGAAGGCCACCAAAGTTGACGGAATTTATACTGCCGACCCGGTTGTAGATCCGAATGCAGTGCGCTACGATAAGGTTTCGTATGCAGAAGCTCTGAACAAGCAGCTCAAAATCATGGATGCTGCCGCCTTCTCACTCTGCATGGAAAACGACATCCCGATTGTCGTATTCAACTTTTTCAAAGACGGTGAGATCCTGCGGGTATTTCGCGGCGAAGATGCCGGAACGCAGGTCAGTCACTGA
- a CDS encoding O-acetylhomoserine aminocarboxypropyltransferase/cysteine synthase family protein yields MSNKAETLALHAGYTPEPTTGSCAVPVYRTSSYVFKDTEHAANLFGLKELGNIYTRLMNPTTDVLEQRVAALEGGAGALAVASGTAAIFYSIINLAQAGDEIVASSNLYGGTYTQFNNILPQLGITVKFVDPSNPQNFAEAITDKTKALYTETIGNPSLDVSDIEAISEIAHSNGLPLIVDGTFTTAALLRPIEHGADIVVSSLTKWYGGHGNGIGGIVVDSGKFNWAAGKHPLLSEPDESYHGIRYAIDLPDELRPLAYILRMRLVPLRNLGACISPDNAWQFLQGIETLPLRIKRHSDNALAVAKFLEKQDEVEWVRYPGLHSHPSHKVAKKLLKDGYGATVVFELKGGEAVGRKFIENLKVFSHLANVGDAKSLAIHPASTTHSQLTEEQQASGGITPGLVRLSVGIENIEDLLDDINQALK; encoded by the coding sequence ATGAGTAACAAAGCAGAAACACTGGCGCTCCACGCGGGCTACACGCCAGAACCGACCACAGGCAGCTGTGCGGTTCCCGTTTATCGCACCAGCTCTTATGTCTTCAAAGACACAGAGCACGCAGCGAATCTGTTCGGCCTCAAAGAGCTGGGCAACATCTACACCCGCCTCATGAATCCCACCACGGATGTCCTTGAGCAACGGGTCGCCGCACTTGAAGGCGGCGCCGGCGCGCTTGCCGTCGCCTCCGGAACGGCCGCCATCTTCTACAGCATCATCAACCTCGCCCAGGCCGGTGATGAAATTGTGGCATCGAGCAACCTCTACGGCGGAACCTACACGCAGTTCAACAACATCCTGCCGCAGCTCGGTATCACCGTAAAATTTGTCGACCCGTCCAACCCGCAGAACTTTGCGGAGGCCATTACCGATAAAACCAAGGCCCTCTACACCGAGACCATCGGCAACCCGTCGCTCGACGTCTCCGACATCGAGGCGATCTCCGAAATCGCGCATAGCAACGGGCTGCCGCTGATTGTCGACGGAACCTTTACCACCGCCGCACTGCTGCGCCCGATTGAGCACGGCGCGGACATTGTCGTCTCCTCGCTCACTAAATGGTACGGCGGACACGGCAACGGTATCGGCGGCATCGTGGTTGATTCCGGAAAATTCAACTGGGCGGCGGGCAAACACCCCCTGCTCTCCGAACCGGACGAAAGCTATCACGGTATCCGCTACGCCATCGACCTGCCCGACGAACTCCGTCCACTGGCCTACATTCTGCGCATGAGGCTCGTACCGCTGCGCAATCTCGGCGCATGCATCTCGCCGGACAATGCATGGCAGTTCCTGCAGGGAATTGAAACCCTTCCCCTGCGTATAAAGCGTCACAGCGACAACGCGCTGGCCGTCGCCAAATTCCTGGAAAAGCAGGACGAGGTCGAGTGGGTCCGCTATCCCGGACTCCACAGCCACCCATCGCACAAAGTCGCCAAAAAGCTGCTTAAAGACGGGTATGGCGCCACGGTTGTCTTCGAACTAAAAGGCGGCGAAGCCGTCGGCCGGAAGTTTATTGAAAATCTCAAGGTCTTCTCACATCTCGCCAATGTCGGCGATGCGAAGAGCCTTGCGATTCATCCGGCCAGCACAACCCACTCACAACTGACCGAAGAGCAACAGGCATCCGGTGGCATTACCCCCGGCCTCGTCCGCCTTTCTGTCGGCATCGAAAACATTGAAGACCTGCTTGATGATATCAACCAGGCCCTGAAATAA
- a CDS encoding flavoprotein has translation MKKILIGVTGGIAAYKAASVVSALKQAGHDVQVAMTPAACRFVTPLTFAALSQKEVRTELFPAHPSSEKGQLYPHLYPATEADLFAVLPATADIIGKFAYGFGDDIVSASALSLSADCPKLFCPAMNTQMWGNPVVQENVQRLEKRGWMRIGPAEGLMACGTTGAGRMAEPSTIIQTILQALA, from the coding sequence ATGAAAAAAATCCTCATAGGAGTCACCGGCGGCATTGCGGCCTACAAGGCCGCAAGTGTCGTCAGTGCACTGAAACAGGCAGGACACGATGTGCAGGTGGCCATGACGCCTGCCGCCTGCCGGTTCGTCACTCCGCTCACGTTTGCGGCACTGTCACAAAAGGAAGTCCGCACCGAACTGTTCCCGGCACATCCCTCTTCGGAAAAGGGACAACTCTACCCTCACCTCTATCCGGCCACCGAAGCCGACCTGTTTGCTGTGCTGCCCGCCACCGCCGACATCATCGGCAAATTTGCATACGGTTTCGGCGACGATATCGTCTCGGCCTCCGCCCTCTCTCTTTCCGCCGACTGCCCCAAGCTCTTCTGTCCGGCCATGAACACACAGATGTGGGGAAATCCGGTCGTACAGGAAAATGTCCAGAGATTGGAAAAACGCGGGTGGATGCGCATCGGCCCCGCAGAAGGCCTCATGGCCTGCGGCACCACCGGTGCCGGACGCATGGCCGAACCCAGCACCATCATCCAGACGATTCTTCAGGCGCTGGCATGA
- a CDS encoding MFS transporter — translation MKFRQMNLGRYDCAVFSSFSTYAAGSVIIPVVLVRLARDLGFSLEDGGMTAGGALQIARTLPMVLALLLSGFAAGRWGKRRVFGWSVLLMGAGVGLCAVSPVYGILFLALAVAGFGEGTIEGLATPLVQDLHPKEPGRYINFSHSFWSIGILITVLLAGALLSAGVSWRILTGAVALFSLIPGFLLLRPSKRGQQVPDHTEPLHWSHVHKQMVDILRIPRFWVFFFAMFFAGGAEFCLTFWSASYIQLHFGSTAWAGGAGTALFAAGMMAGRMGWGWLLHQHHLRRLILGSSVIAIPITLLFPMQAGLVSLFILLFIAGICTAPLWPSIQSFCADRIPHADTTMLFILLSCAGIPGCGVFTFLMGLLGNMGAGLGPAFYLVPFCFAVIALLVGMERKICPRSDCSGHPKE, via the coding sequence GTGAAATTCAGGCAGATGAATCTGGGACGGTATGACTGTGCGGTATTCAGCAGTTTTTCCACCTATGCCGCCGGTTCGGTCATTATTCCCGTTGTGCTTGTTCGGTTGGCCCGTGATCTGGGGTTTTCGCTCGAAGACGGCGGCATGACCGCCGGCGGAGCGCTGCAGATCGCCCGGACGCTTCCGATGGTCCTGGCGCTCCTTCTGAGCGGGTTTGCCGCGGGCCGCTGGGGAAAACGCCGTGTATTCGGTTGGTCAGTGCTGCTGATGGGGGCCGGTGTTGGGCTGTGTGCTGTTTCGCCGGTATATGGGATCCTTTTTCTGGCGCTGGCAGTTGCCGGGTTTGGAGAAGGCACTATTGAAGGACTGGCAACCCCGCTTGTTCAGGACTTGCATCCCAAGGAGCCTGGCCGGTACATCAATTTTTCACACAGTTTCTGGTCTATTGGAATTTTGATTACGGTGCTGTTGGCGGGCGCTTTGCTCTCTGCGGGCGTTTCCTGGCGGATACTGACCGGTGCTGTGGCTCTGTTTTCTTTGATTCCGGGCTTTCTTCTTTTACGACCATCCAAACGGGGGCAGCAGGTTCCTGATCATACCGAGCCGCTGCATTGGAGTCATGTTCATAAACAGATGGTCGATATTCTTCGCATCCCGCGTTTCTGGGTTTTCTTCTTTGCGATGTTTTTTGCGGGGGGCGCGGAGTTTTGTCTCACCTTCTGGAGCGCGAGCTATATTCAGCTTCACTTTGGTTCCACGGCATGGGCCGGCGGTGCGGGAACCGCTCTGTTTGCTGCCGGAATGATGGCGGGGCGCATGGGGTGGGGATGGCTGCTTCATCAGCATCATCTGCGGCGTTTGATCCTCGGATCTTCCGTTATTGCGATTCCGATTACGCTGCTTTTCCCAATGCAAGCCGGACTTGTCAGCCTTTTTATTCTGCTGTTTATTGCCGGTATCTGTACTGCGCCTCTGTGGCCAAGCATTCAAAGCTTTTGTGCGGATCGGATTCCGCATGCAGATACCACCATGCTCTTCATTCTGCTTTCCTGTGCCGGGATTCCCGGTTGCGGCGTGTTTACTTTTTTGATGGGATTGCTCGGAAATATGGGAGCCGGACTCGGGCCGGCCTTTTATCTGGTTCCGTTCTGTTTCGCAGTGATAGCGCTGCTGGTCGGTATGGAAAGAAAGATCTGTCCGCGATCGGATTGTTCCGGTCATCCGAAGGAATAA
- a CDS encoding type I phosphomannose isomerase catalytic subunit: MDKLYPLRFTPVYKDYLWGGDRIPKIFKRDMPEGVYAESWEISTHPDGATVIANGPLAGKTLGDLLPERKDEILGSHVKGDDFPLLIKLIDARDKLSVQVHPNDGNAAEVDGQPKTEMWYFLEGDADANIYCGLKPGIGKEEFLKAMEDKTFADILQIIPAEPGEAVFVPGGRVHAIGTGCLILEIQQNSNTTYRLYDWDRTDANGNSRELHIDKALQVIDWENNGDPHCDVHGTTIQSCEYFQLDRHELSEETAFPNLGKSFQALFIAGGEGIIRWSDGEEKLFLGQSWLVPAALGDFEIIPEDAMTVLCTTIP, from the coding sequence ATGGACAAGCTTTACCCGCTGCGTTTCACGCCCGTTTACAAAGATTACCTGTGGGGCGGAGATCGCATTCCGAAAATCTTTAAGCGCGATATGCCCGAGGGCGTTTATGCGGAATCGTGGGAAATTTCTACGCATCCAGACGGTGCAACCGTCATCGCCAACGGCCCGCTGGCCGGAAAAACGCTCGGCGATCTGCTTCCGGAGCGTAAAGATGAGATTCTGGGGAGCCATGTGAAAGGCGATGACTTCCCGCTGCTGATCAAGCTGATCGATGCGCGCGACAAACTCAGCGTGCAGGTGCACCCCAACGACGGCAACGCCGCAGAAGTTGACGGCCAGCCCAAGACGGAAATGTGGTATTTTCTCGAAGGCGATGCCGATGCGAACATCTACTGCGGTCTAAAGCCCGGAATCGGTAAAGAAGAATTCCTGAAAGCCATGGAAGACAAAACCTTTGCTGACATCCTGCAGATCATTCCGGCAGAGCCGGGCGAAGCGGTATTTGTTCCCGGCGGCCGGGTTCATGCCATCGGAACCGGCTGCCTGATTCTTGAGATTCAGCAGAACTCCAACACGACGTATCGCCTGTACGACTGGGACCGCACGGATGCCAACGGCAACTCGCGCGAGCTCCATATCGACAAAGCCCTGCAGGTGATCGACTGGGAAAACAACGGCGATCCGCACTGCGATGTGCACGGAACCACCATTCAGAGCTGTGAATACTTCCAGCTGGACCGCCACGAGCTGAGCGAAGAAACCGCGTTTCCAAACCTTGGAAAAAGTTTCCAGGCGCTGTTCATCGCCGGCGGCGAAGGAATCATCCGCTGGTCCGACGGCGAAGAAAAGCTGTTTCTCGGACAGTCATGGCTCGTTCCCGCCGCCCTTGGCGACTTCGAAATTATTCCCGAAGATGCCATGACTGTCCTGTGCACCACCATTCCGTAA
- a CDS encoding LptF/LptG family permease, translating to MRVLNRYLLFDYLVIFLTALGLITFVMTIGAMVKAVDLMARGISPMLIVRFFFQNVPYILSFSMPISILFAALLLFGRLSMDSEISAMKACGLSLWQVVAPLIVLSVLLSGICVYINNEVAPQAKYANKRLLSSAGVDEPINLLEEGRFIREFPGLLIYVGRKNGHEVKDVVAYELSDDGQVKRSLRAKRGEIEADDVNKILRVRLYDGSMETPDLDDPHDISKTTYTPFRYVQLPPLDFKELLKDDKIRVKHSYMTTSQLIDNIRNVKKDFPMLSEADQAVQRCKLMIEANRRISIAMACFTFMLIGIPLGVKSHRKETSIGMVMSLGIVFAYYIFIVIAKALADYPGLHPNLILWLPLVATQILGFVLIHRSG from the coding sequence ATGCGTGTGTTGAACCGTTATCTCCTTTTTGACTATCTGGTCATCTTTTTAACGGCTCTTGGTCTGATCACATTTGTGATGACGATCGGTGCAATGGTGAAGGCTGTGGACCTGATGGCTCGCGGAATTTCTCCGATGCTGATTGTTCGTTTCTTTTTTCAGAACGTTCCTTATATCCTGTCCTTTTCGATGCCGATCAGCATCCTGTTTGCCGCATTGCTGCTTTTCGGGCGGCTGTCGATGGACAGTGAAATCAGCGCCATGAAGGCCTGCGGGCTCAGCTTGTGGCAGGTGGTGGCTCCTCTGATTGTGCTTTCTGTTCTGTTGAGCGGCATTTGTGTTTACATCAATAACGAAGTGGCTCCCCAGGCGAAATATGCGAATAAACGGCTGTTGAGCTCTGCCGGTGTGGATGAGCCGATCAATCTGCTGGAAGAGGGCCGGTTCATCAGGGAGTTTCCCGGACTGCTGATTTATGTCGGCAGAAAAAACGGTCACGAAGTGAAGGATGTGGTCGCTTATGAGCTGTCTGACGACGGGCAGGTGAAACGCAGTCTTCGTGCGAAACGCGGTGAGATTGAAGCCGATGACGTCAATAAGATTCTCCGGGTGCGGCTCTATGACGGCAGTATGGAGACTCCGGATCTCGATGATCCACATGACATTTCCAAAACCACCTATACCCCGTTCCGTTATGTTCAGCTTCCCCCTCTCGATTTCAAGGAGCTGCTGAAGGATGATAAAATTCGGGTTAAGCACAGTTATATGACGACGTCGCAGCTGATCGACAATATCCGCAATGTCAAGAAGGATTTTCCAATGCTCTCTGAGGCCGACCAGGCCGTTCAGCGCTGCAAGTTGATGATTGAGGCCAATCGGCGAATCTCAATAGCAATGGCCTGTTTTACGTTTATGCTGATTGGAATTCCGCTTGGGGTTAAATCGCATCGCAAAGAGACTTCGATCGGCATGGTGATGAGTCTTGGAATTGTATTTGCCTACTATATTTTCATTGTGATCGCTAAAGCACTGGCTGATTATCCGGGCCTGCATCCCAACCTGATTCTCTGGCTGCCGCTGGTTGCTACCCAGATTCTCGGATTTGTCCTGATCCATCGTTCCGGCTGA
- the folD gene encoding bifunctional methylenetetrahydrofolate dehydrogenase/methenyltetrahydrofolate cyclohydrolase FolD, whose translation MVAKILDGKAISAEIRAELKTRVSELREQGIVPGLGVLLVGEDPASRSYVTAKERACEEAGIYSEEVKLPADATHDEILGVVRKFNADEKINGILVQLPLPDSSMEQSVIEEIVPEKDVDGFHPVNVGRMMLGLPAFLPCTPHGVLQILKRSGIETRGAHVVVIGRSNIVGRPLVNLLSQKSDLGNATVTMCHTGTKNMAELTRQADIVVAAVGRPDTVTADMVKEGAVVIDVGVNRVEDASKKRGYRLCGDVDFDAVAEKASAITPVPGGVGPMTITMLLANTVESAVRAHGAE comes from the coding sequence ATTGTGGCAAAGATTCTGGATGGCAAAGCAATTTCAGCGGAAATTCGGGCAGAACTGAAAACCCGGGTGAGTGAATTAAGAGAGCAGGGGATTGTCCCGGGGCTCGGGGTGCTGCTGGTCGGTGAGGATCCGGCGTCCCGGTCGTATGTGACTGCCAAGGAGCGGGCCTGCGAAGAGGCTGGCATTTATTCTGAAGAGGTAAAACTGCCGGCAGATGCTACCCATGATGAAATTCTAGGCGTGGTTCGGAAATTTAATGCGGATGAAAAGATCAACGGCATTCTGGTGCAGTTGCCGCTTCCTGATTCGTCGATGGAGCAGTCGGTGATTGAAGAAATTGTTCCGGAGAAGGATGTCGATGGATTTCACCCGGTGAATGTCGGGCGCATGATGCTCGGGCTGCCGGCATTCCTGCCTTGCACGCCGCACGGAGTGCTGCAGATTCTGAAGCGTTCCGGAATCGAAACCCGCGGTGCACATGTCGTGGTGATTGGCCGCAGCAATATTGTTGGTCGTCCGCTGGTGAATCTGCTCAGCCAGAAGAGTGATCTTGGCAATGCGACGGTGACGATGTGTCATACCGGCACTAAAAACATGGCGGAGCTGACCCGGCAGGCCGATATTGTGGTTGCCGCTGTTGGTCGCCCTGATACGGTGACGGCCGATATGGTCAAAGAGGGTGCCGTGGTGATTGATGTGGGGGTAAACCGTGTGGAGGATGCCTCGAAAAAGCGGGGATACCGTCTCTGCGGCGATGTGGATTTTGATGCCGTGGCCGAAAAGGCGTCGGCCATTACTCCGGTTCCCGGCGGCGTCGGCCCGATGACCATCACGATGCTTCTGGCCAATACCGTCGAATCTGCTGTGCGTGCGCACGGTGCGGAGTAA
- the frr gene encoding ribosome recycling factor, with product MESSTEVLLAAEDKMNKCVEFLQQELAGLRTGKASPSLVENITVDYYGSASRLRDIANISTPEPRLIVISPFDPSSLGTIEKAIIAANIGITPMNDGRLIRVPIPELSEERRKDLVKVAGRTTEEQRVAVRNVRREANDLLKSLEKNSKISEDDRDESLEEVQKLTDTHIKKMDQMLSAKETEVMAV from the coding sequence ATGGAATCAAGTACTGAAGTTCTGTTGGCAGCTGAAGATAAAATGAACAAATGCGTGGAGTTCCTGCAGCAGGAACTGGCCGGACTGCGCACCGGAAAAGCCAGCCCGAGCCTGGTGGAAAACATTACAGTCGATTACTACGGAAGCGCCAGCCGCCTGCGTGATATCGCCAACATCTCCACCCCCGAGCCACGCCTGATCGTAATCAGCCCGTTCGACCCCTCTTCGCTGGGAACCATCGAAAAGGCCATCATCGCCGCCAACATCGGAATCACTCCGATGAACGACGGACGTCTCATCCGCGTTCCGATCCCGGAACTGAGTGAAGAGCGCCGCAAAGATCTCGTCAAGGTCGCAGGCCGCACCACCGAAGAACAGCGTGTCGCTGTTCGCAACGTTCGCCGAGAAGCCAACGACCTGCTGAAATCTCTGGAGAAAAACAGCAAGATCAGCGAAGACGACCGCGACGAAAGTCTCGAGGAAGTCCAGAAGCTGACCGATACCCATATCAAGAAAATGGACCAAATGCTCTCCGCTAAAGAAACGGAAGTGATGGCGGTCTAG
- a CDS encoding DUF167 domain-containing protein has translation MNETSKGLEVRVRAVPRASKNEIQGIHDGAVKIRLTTPPVDGKANQALIKFLSKTLKLSKSQIELLQGDTSRHKTLRISGISPAELQSRLKL, from the coding sequence ATGAATGAAACATCGAAAGGACTGGAAGTGCGCGTACGCGCCGTTCCGCGCGCGTCGAAAAACGAAATCCAGGGCATTCACGACGGCGCAGTAAAAATCCGGCTGACCACGCCTCCGGTCGACGGAAAAGCCAATCAGGCACTCATCAAATTCCTGAGCAAAACCCTGAAGCTGTCCAAATCACAGATCGAACTCCTGCAGGGAGATACCAGCCGGCACAAAACCCTGCGCATCAGCGGAATCAGCCCCGCCGAACTGCAATCCCGACTGAAGCTGTGA
- a CDS encoding secondary thiamine-phosphate synthase enzyme YjbQ: MNEISVQSNSRTDFIDITDAVQKFVLETGFRDGVVTVFIPHTTAGVTINENADPDVTNDLEMVLDRVVPWTDGYAHFEGNTAAHMKASMMGSSAQVMVENGRLCLGTWQSIYFCEFDGPRSRHVWLKETA, translated from the coding sequence ATGAACGAGATTAGCGTCCAGTCAAATTCCCGCACTGATTTCATCGACATCACCGATGCCGTCCAGAAGTTCGTTCTGGAAACCGGTTTTCGCGATGGCGTTGTCACGGTGTTCATACCCCACACCACCGCAGGCGTCACCATCAACGAGAACGCCGACCCCGATGTAACGAACGACCTCGAAATGGTTCTCGACCGCGTCGTGCCATGGACCGACGGCTATGCCCATTTCGAGGGCAACACGGCCGCCCACATGAAAGCGAGCATGATGGGCTCTTCGGCACAGGTGATGGTTGAAAACGGTCGACTCTGTCTCGGCACATGGCAAAGCATTTATTTCTGCGAATTTGACGGCCCGCGCTCCCGCCACGTCTGGCTGAAGGAGACCGCATGA
- a CDS encoding tetratricopeptide repeat protein: protein MNPRHFKWILPAVLIVVLFFGCGRRPGEKLYYDALAQWDDGNLVRARTLLEKSIRRRTGSTENADAYNRLGLLLWEMGELKDAVPAFNESLRIDSDQYPVLCNLGVALSATQDFTGAERAFREAALLEPDNPQPLAFAGVVYAQNGKWQDAARNLSKALRRTPNDPQLQTAMALAELQTRGPEAAIQRLRTVTRQKPDYAPALFNLGSICRYQARNPAEAKVWFERYLKQSSGIDAFSAFARTQLQALQEPATAPKLSYTPPKTRDRKTAQTYFGQAVTLHRAGKTAEAIQQYIRAVEADDSYERAFYNLGLAYYSAGKMELAGEAFTRAVQLNPAYVEARYNLALVDHYHLGRTTQAVRELETVLSQKPDYQPAIDLLTRIRQ from the coding sequence ATGAACCCCCGTCATTTCAAATGGATTCTGCCCGCCGTACTGATTGTCGTTCTGTTTTTCGGCTGCGGTCGCCGCCCGGGCGAAAAGCTGTATTATGACGCACTGGCACAGTGGGACGACGGCAATCTGGTTCGAGCCCGCACCCTGCTCGAAAAATCCATCCGACGCCGCACCGGCAGCACTGAAAATGCGGATGCCTATAACCGCCTCGGCCTGCTGCTTTGGGAAATGGGTGAACTGAAAGACGCCGTACCCGCATTCAACGAAAGTCTGCGCATTGATTCCGACCAATATCCGGTCCTCTGCAACCTGGGAGTTGCACTGAGCGCCACCCAGGATTTTACCGGAGCGGAACGTGCTTTCCGGGAAGCCGCACTGCTGGAACCCGACAATCCGCAACCGCTGGCCTTTGCCGGCGTTGTCTACGCCCAAAACGGCAAATGGCAGGACGCCGCACGCAACCTGAGCAAAGCGCTCCGCCGAACACCGAATGACCCTCAACTGCAAACCGCCATGGCCCTGGCCGAGCTGCAGACTCGCGGACCAGAGGCCGCGATACAACGACTGCGCACCGTCACCCGACAAAAACCGGATTATGCTCCCGCCCTGTTCAATCTAGGCTCGATCTGTCGCTATCAGGCTCGAAATCCGGCCGAGGCCAAAGTCTGGTTTGAACGCTACTTGAAACAGTCATCCGGCATTGATGCCTTCTCCGCGTTTGCCCGCACCCAGCTGCAAGCTCTGCAGGAACCGGCAACGGCCCCGAAACTTTCCTATACCCCGCCAAAGACCCGCGATCGCAAAACCGCACAAACCTACTTTGGGCAGGCCGTAACCCTTCATCGTGCCGGCAAAACCGCCGAAGCTATCCAGCAGTATATTCGTGCCGTCGAAGCCGACGACAGCTACGAGCGCGCCTTCTACAACCTTGGACTGGCCTATTACTCCGCCGGAAAAATGGAGCTCGCCGGCGAAGCCTTCACCCGGGCGGTCCAGCTCAACCCTGCCTACGTGGAGGCCCGCTACAATCTGGCGTTAGTCGATCACTATCATCTGGGCCGCACCACACAGGCCGTTCGGGAACTCGAAACTGTGCTTTCCCAGAAACCGGATTATCAGCCCGCGATCGACCTGCTGACCCGCATCCGGCAATGA
- a CDS encoding phosphopantothenoylcysteine decarboxylase domain-containing protein: MKKVLILSGPTHEYFDPVRFIGNASSGKMGKALAEEALKRGMDVEFISGPVSETNLPSLGKQIIRVTGAEEMLAAAQEKFIETDLIIFAAAVADFQPLEKSVEKFPKVGNNISIELKPTPDVAATLCADKRDNQIAIGFALQTHDGEAKAREKLTKKNLNGIVLNTPATLGAENGLFTWIDFQTMEDWGSLGKADCARNIFEKICTR, translated from the coding sequence ATGAAAAAAGTTTTGATACTCTCCGGCCCGACCCACGAATACTTTGATCCGGTCCGTTTTATCGGCAACGCCAGCTCCGGAAAAATGGGAAAAGCCCTCGCCGAAGAAGCATTGAAACGCGGCATGGATGTCGAATTCATTTCCGGCCCGGTCTCCGAAACAAACCTCCCCTCCCTTGGCAAACAAATCATCCGTGTAACCGGTGCCGAAGAGATGCTGGCCGCTGCACAGGAAAAATTTATCGAAACCGATCTTATTATTTTCGCGGCGGCGGTCGCAGATTTCCAACCCTTGGAAAAATCAGTCGAAAAGTTTCCAAAGGTTGGAAACAATATTTCGATTGAGCTCAAACCGACGCCCGACGTCGCAGCAACCCTGTGCGCAGACAAAAGGGATAACCAGATCGCCATCGGCTTTGCGCTTCAAACGCATGACGGCGAAGCCAAAGCCAGAGAGAAACTGACGAAAAAAAACCTCAACGGTATCGTGCTCAACACCCCCGCCACCCTCGGCGCCGAAAACGGACTGTTCACATGGATCGATTTCCAAACCATGGAAGACTGGGGATCCCTCGGCAAAGCCGACTGCGCTCGGAATATTTTTGAAAAAATCTGTACGCGCTGA
- a CDS encoding GtrA family protein translates to MRKLIFSFLNDKDNHFVQFIKYGMCGGIATVVDMSVFFLFAWLVFPALTESDPFTRLLGLMNLDIREVTEAVRLRNYWIDKVICFMFSNFTAYVLNVLFVFKAGKHKRHHELILFYAVSTVAFFLGTAAGDLLIRFAGFDTTYSYACAAIAALLINYTGRKFFIFHG, encoded by the coding sequence ATGAGAAAACTGATTTTTTCTTTCCTGAACGACAAAGACAATCATTTCGTGCAGTTCATTAAATACGGCATGTGCGGTGGAATCGCCACTGTGGTGGATATGTCGGTCTTTTTTCTGTTTGCATGGCTGGTTTTTCCGGCACTGACCGAAAGTGATCCGTTCACCAGGCTTCTCGGGCTGATGAATCTGGATATTCGTGAAGTGACTGAGGCCGTTCGCCTGCGCAACTACTGGATCGACAAAGTCATCTGCTTCATGTTTTCCAACTTTACGGCATATGTGCTCAACGTCCTGTTTGTCTTCAAGGCAGGCAAGCACAAGCGCCACCATGAGCTGATTCTGTTCTACGCCGTGTCAACCGTCGCCTTTTTTCTCGGAACAGCAGCCGGTGACCTGCTGATCCGTTTTGCCGGCTTCGATACCACTTATTCCTATGCCTGCGCTGCCATCGCCGCATTGCTCATCAACTACACCGGCCGCAAGTTCTTCATCTTTCATGGATAA